Sequence from the Sanguibacter keddieii DSM 10542 genome:
CGGGCACGGAGAGATCACGCACGGAGAGACCGTGCACAGAGAAGGAGGGCAGTCCCGACCGGGACTGCCCTCCTTCTCTCGTCGGTGCCGCGGGCAGTCAGCCCGCGGCACCGTCAGACGTCAGACCTGCACCCACACCGTGGTGTCCTGCGGGACCGCGGTGCGGTCGCCGGCGGTGGTCAGCGGGCCGCTCGTGATGAGCACCTCCGCGCCCTCGGGCAGGGCCACGGGGGCCTCGCCGAAGTTGGTGACGACCAGGACGTCGTTGTTGACGAAGGCCAGCACCGAGGGGGACGAGGCGAAGTCCTCGACCCAGCCGAGGGAGCCGAGCCCGAGGTCCTTGGCGCGACGCGTCGCGAGCGCTGCCTTGTACATGGAGTACGTGGAGCCCTCGGTGGTGCGCTGCACGTCGGCGGCGCACTCCTTGTAGGTGTCCGGCTGCGGGAGCCAGGTCTTGCCGGTCGGGCCGAAGCCGTAGCCGGGGGCGTCGGCGACCCAGGGGAGCGGGACGCGGCAGCCGTCGCGGCCGGCCTCGGTGTAGCCGGAGCGCCACCAGGCCGGGTCCTGACGGAGGTCGTCGTCGAGGTCGGTGTGCTCGGGCAGACCGAGCTCCTCGCCCTGGTAGACGTACGCCGAGCCGGGCAGGCCCAGCATCTGCAGGGTCGCGGCGCGAGCGCGGCGCAGGCCGAGCTCGGCGTCGGGCTGCGGGTCGTTCTTGCCGATGCCGTTGGGGCGGACCGCGGCGCCGGTGAGGCCCATGCGGGACGCGTGACGGATGACGTCGTGGTTGGACAGCACCCAGGTGGTCGGCGCGCCGACGGCGTCCGAGGCCTCGAGCGACGCGGTGACGACGCCGCGCAGCGCGGCCGCGTCCCACGCGGTGGTGAGGTACGAGAAGTTGAAGGCCTGGTGCATCTCGTCGCTGCGGACGTAGCGCGCGAGGCGGCTCAGCGGCTCGACCCAGGCCTCGGCGACGAGGGCGCGGTCGCCGTCGTACGGCGCGAGGACCTTGTGCCAGGCGCGGTAGATGTCGTGCACACCCTCCTGGTCGAACATGGGGCCGGAGTTGCCGGCGCCGGTCGAGCCGTCCTCGGCCGCCTCGTGCGGCTCGGTGTCGACGGCACCGGGAGCCTCGGAGGAGCCCTCGACCATCGCGACGTCGCCGTCCCAGTCGGGGAGGCCGGGGGCCTTGACCATGCCGTGCGCCACGTCGATGCGGAATCCGTCGACGCCGCGGTCGAGCCAGAAGCGCAGGATGTCCTCGAACTCGCTGCGGACCTCGGGGTGCTCCCAGTCGAGGTCGGGCTGGCGGGTGTCGAACATGTGCAGGTACCACTGGCCGTCGGTGATGCCGTCCGTGGCCGCGGCGGCGCGCTCGCTCACGCGCGTCCACGCCGGACCGCCGAAGATCGACTTCCAGTTGTTCGGGGGCAGCTCGCCGTGCTCGCCCTGGCCCTCGCGGAACAGGTAGCGGGCGCGCTCGGCGCTGCCCGGCCCGGCAGCGAGCGCGGCCTGGAACCAGGCGTGGTCGTCCGAGGTGTGGTTGGGGACGAGGTCGGCGATGACCTTGAGGCCGCGGGCGTGAGCCCCTTCGAGGAGCGCCTCGAAGTCGGCGTTGGTGCCGAACAGCGGGTCGACCTCGCGGTAGTCGGCCACGTCGTAGCCGGCGTCGGCCTGGGGCGAGCGGTAGAACGGGGACAGCCAGACGGCGTCGACGCCGAGGTCCACGAAGTGGTCCAGCTTCGAGGTGATGCCAGGGATGTCACCGATGCCGTCGCCGTCGGCGTCGGCGAAGGAACGCGGGTACACCTGGTAGATGACGGCGGTGCGCCACCACTCCCGGGCGACGTCGCTCGCCGCGTGGATCACCGAGACGGTGGGGCTGGTGGTGGTCAGCTCGAGAGCCTGAGCGGCTGAGGTCGAGTCGAGGTGGGTCACGGCGGAAGAGTCCTTCGTGGGTCGGAGACGGTGGATCGGGGGGTGGTCTGCGTGCCGGTCAGCTGGTGCGCTGCGCGGCGTGGATGCGCATGTCGGGCGAGGCGCCCGTGGAGTTGCGCACGATGAGCTCGGGGTGGAACAGCAGCTCGGACCGGGGGGCGCTGCCGCCGTTGAGCAGGGCGACGAGCGCGCTGATCGCGGCGTGGCACATGGCCGAGACAGGTTGACGGACGGTGGTGAGCGGCGGGTCGGT
This genomic interval carries:
- a CDS encoding glycoside hydrolase family 13 protein encodes the protein MTTTSPTVSVIHAASDVAREWWRTAVIYQVYPRSFADADGDGIGDIPGITSKLDHFVDLGVDAVWLSPFYRSPQADAGYDVADYREVDPLFGTNADFEALLEGAHARGLKVIADLVPNHTSDDHAWFQAALAAGPGSAERARYLFREGQGEHGELPPNNWKSIFGGPAWTRVSERAAAATDGITDGQWYLHMFDTRQPDLDWEHPEVRSEFEDILRFWLDRGVDGFRIDVAHGMVKAPGLPDWDGDVAMVEGSSEAPGAVDTEPHEAAEDGSTGAGNSGPMFDQEGVHDIYRAWHKVLAPYDGDRALVAEAWVEPLSRLARYVRSDEMHQAFNFSYLTTAWDAAALRGVVTASLEASDAVGAPTTWVLSNHDVIRHASRMGLTGAAVRPNGIGKNDPQPDAELGLRRARAATLQMLGLPGSAYVYQGEELGLPEHTDLDDDLRQDPAWWRSGYTEAGRDGCRVPLPWVADAPGYGFGPTGKTWLPQPDTYKECAADVQRTTEGSTYSMYKAALATRRAKDLGLGSLGWVEDFASSPSVLAFVNNDVLVVTNFGEAPVALPEGAEVLITSGPLTTAGDRTAVPQDTTVWVQV